The genomic DNA ATTCGAGGGCGTCTAGACAGGAAATCGGCCGAAGAGTCAAGTGTGAGGCCGGGCGGGCTCCTCCTTCTCCCCTTGTGGGAGAAGGTGGCCGAGCGAAGCTCGGTCGGATGAGGGGTGTTCCAGGGAACGCCAGCGTCTCATTCCTTCCAGCACCCTCATCCGTCTCGGCGCTGCGCGCCGATCCACCGCCCGGCCCGTCGCAAGCTCCGGGCGTTCGAAGCTCGAAAAGCCAAGCAGTTGGCTTTTCGTCCGCTGTGCGGACCGCTTCTCACCCCACAAGGGGAGAAGGAGGAGCCCGCCCGGCTCAAGCCAGCCTCTCCCCCTCCAGAATGCGCCGGTAAAGCTCGAGATAGCCTTGTGCCGTCTTCGCCATGGGAAAACGGTCGGCGGCGGATTCCCGACACCGCTCGGGCGAAAGCGCGGCGATGTCGGCCAAGGCTTGCGCGAACTCGGCATCGGTGTCGAAGAAGCGTCCGGTGGCGTCGTCGACGATTTCCGGCAGCGCGCCGCGCGGCGTGGTCAGCACCGGCGTGCCGCACAGCATGGCCTCGACCGGCGCCATGCCGAACGGCTCTTCCCAGGCGATCGGGTTGAGGAAGGCCTTGGCCTCGCCGAGCAGGCGCAGCTTCTCATCGCCGTCGATGGTGCCGTGGAAACGGAAACGGCGGCCCAGGCTCTTGAAGAAGACGCCCTGGCGGCGAACCTTCGAGCGCAGCAGGAGCTGCCAGCGCGGGCCGCCGGCGATGTCGAGCTGGAAATCGAAAGCCCTGGCGAGATCGACGGCCCGGTTGAGGTTCTTGGCGGCGCGGGCGATGCCGGCCAGAAACAGCAGCCGGTTCGTCTTGGCGGCGGACAGCCGATAGGCATCGATCGGAAAGCCGTTGTAGACGAAGGTTTCCCGCCCGTGGTTGCGCGCATGGTTGGCGCTGACGAAGCTCCAGTTCTGCTCCCGCCGCGGGAATCCCGGGGCAAAGCCGTGCATCGTGTAGAGCGCCGGACGCGACGTATCGATGTACCAGCCATTGAAGTGCACGATGTCGGTATCGGCAGGGATCGCGGCGCGGCATTCGGCCGCCGAGGACGCATGCCGCACCTCGCAAAGCGGATGGCTCGAGCCGCGACCGGCGATCAGGACGACCCGGTGGCCGAGGCGAGAAAGTTCTTTGGCCAGCCAGTCGACCTGCCGCTCGGTGCCGCCATAGCCTTTGCAGGGAATGGCCTGTTCCGCCACCAGCGTGATGCGCATCAGGTGAGCCCATCGGCTTTTTGATCGACCGTGATCCTGTCTGGTCCGTCCGGCCCGATCTTCAGTGGCGAGCGGCGATGCAGAAACAGGAGCATCGTCAGCAAGGTGCTTGCGATGCCGATCGCGGCGATGAGAACGGCGTCCGAATTCGTCCAGCCCGGGCCCTCGAGCGGCTTGGCGTTGAACAGGGCGAAGGAGTTGTAGCTCTCCTGGTGCGA from Mesorhizobium sp. M1E.F.Ca.ET.045.02.1.1 includes the following:
- a CDS encoding glycosyltransferase — encoded protein: MRITLVAEQAIPCKGYGGTERQVDWLAKELSRLGHRVVLIAGRGSSHPLCEVRHASSAAECRAAIPADTDIVHFNGWYIDTSRPALYTMHGFAPGFPRREQNWSFVSANHARNHGRETFVYNGFPIDAYRLSAAKTNRLLFLAGIARAAKNLNRAVDLARAFDFQLDIAGGPRWQLLLRSKVRRQGVFFKSLGRRFRFHGTIDGDEKLRLLGEAKAFLNPIAWEEPFGMAPVEAMLCGTPVLTTPRGALPEIVDDATGRFFDTDAEFAQALADIAALSPERCRESAADRFPMAKTAQGYLELYRRILEGERLA